In Deltaproteobacteria bacterium, the genomic window TGATGCCGTCCTGTACCCATAAACCGAAAGTCTTTTTCCCAAATTTTTGGCTCTGTGTTTGGTTCGAGTAAATACCAGAATGGAACGGGCCTCGGTGTTATCCAGCAGGTTTAACAACAGATCTGTTTTCAGATCCTGAGTCACCGGATAAAATGCGTGACTGACTGTATCTGCGGGCTTTGTGCTGCCGATTTTAATGGTAACGGGGTTTTGCAGAATGTCATTCGCCAGGCGTTTTATGGCTTTTGGCATGGTGGCCGAGAAAAGCAACGTTTGCCGTCTTTTTGGAAGATGACGCAAAATACTTTTGATGTCGGGCAGAAATCCCATGTCGAACATGTGGTCAGCTTCATCCAATATAAGCGCATCCAGTCGGGAAAGATCGATCGTATGACGGCGTATGTGGTCTAACAGTCTTCCAGGGCAGGCAACAACAATATCGGCCCGCTTAAGCTTCTGGAACTGTGGGTTGATATTCACCCCGCCATATACCGTGGTACAATTCAAATCAGTTCTCCGCCCAAGGGTCTTGATTTCCTGGCAGATCTGTTCAGCCAATTCACGAGTGGGCGCCAGAATCAAAGTACGGATGCCGCTCTTTCGACAAGTAACAAGGCGATTTAAAATCGGTAAAACGAATGCTGCTGTTTTTCCGGTACCAGTTTGGGCCAACCCCATCACGTCACGATGTTTAGTTATCGGTTTGATTGCCTCGGTCTGAATGGGTGTTGGGATTGCATAACCTGCATCGGAAACACCAGCCATGATCAAGGGGTGAAAATTAAATGCTTCGAAATTCAATATATACCTTCTTTCTGAGTCCCCATAAAAAAAGCCCCGGAGTTATTCCGAGGCTAACAAATGTATTTTGGTTGACAACCGGGAACACTGTACTTGGATCCCATGATATGGTTCTCTCAGGGGTTTGTCAAGCTAACCTAAATAATAAATACAATATGTTCAAAAAAAAATTAAACATGTTGCTATTTATGCCAACATCGGATAGATTAGGGGCGAATTGAT contains:
- a CDS encoding DEAD/DEAH box helicase, whose translation is MNFEAFNFHPLIMAGVSDAGYAIPTPIQTEAIKPITKHRDVMGLAQTGTGKTAAFVLPILNRLVTCRKSGIRTLILAPTRELAEQICQEIKTLGRRTDLNCTTVYGGVNINPQFQKLKRADIVVACPGRLLDHIRRHTIDLSRLDALILDEADHMFDMGFLPDIKSILRHLPKRRQTLLFSATMPKAIKRLANDILQNPVTIKIGSTKPADTVSHAFYPVTQDLKTDLLLNLLDNTEARSILVFTRTKHRAKNLGKRLSVYGYRTASLQGNLSQNKRQAAIDGFRDGSYQILVATDIAARGIDVSRVSHVINYDIPSTPEAYIHRIGRTGRATRSGEAFTLATENDRDMVRAISRMIDAEIEQRTLPTFSYKPVPSSPKRKPRRWSMKI